One region of Pseudoalteromonas piscicida genomic DNA includes:
- a CDS encoding TolC family protein produces MTIKVSLFIATLILPQIAQANIATLEQAIDAAISNDPWLKSSQYKRSAMQSMSREALSYPDPQVSIGMMNLPVDSWEFNQEGMTQLKVGVMQMLPRGDSLEIKSQQLALDAKKQPILQEDRKAQVRRDVSQVWLDIVQAKKTLELIERDSVLFDQMVEIANASYSNALGATRQQDVIRAQLEVMQLDDKRSAAYQQLNTAKAKLSQWLLNDAFTNSNALSVLNQSKVTLPLIRSIAPKLMQQRPVDSQAVVQHLTHHPLVVAADVDTYRANQGVKLAEQAYKPQFSVNASYAYRDDAPNQMSRTDFFSVGVSFDVPLFTDGKQDQQKAAATAKVEASKTDRLLVLKQLFSNLNGEIQTIQRLQERQSLYAKSIVAQSAEQAEAALTAYTNDDGDFSEVVRARIAKLNAQLSALSIDIALLKAVVRSNYYLAQIEEGASHE; encoded by the coding sequence ATGACAATCAAAGTTTCCCTGTTTATCGCGACACTGATACTGCCACAGATAGCACAGGCCAATATTGCAACGTTAGAGCAAGCGATAGATGCCGCCATCAGCAACGATCCTTGGCTTAAATCTAGCCAATACAAGCGTTCTGCGATGCAGTCTATGAGCCGCGAAGCACTGAGCTATCCTGATCCCCAGGTGTCCATCGGCATGATGAACCTGCCTGTTGATAGTTGGGAATTTAACCAAGAGGGGATGACCCAGCTTAAAGTTGGCGTGATGCAGATGTTGCCGCGAGGAGATAGCCTCGAAATTAAGAGCCAGCAGTTAGCGCTTGATGCTAAAAAGCAACCGATTTTACAAGAGGACAGAAAAGCCCAAGTCCGCCGCGACGTTTCTCAGGTGTGGCTTGATATTGTACAAGCCAAAAAAACCTTAGAATTGATTGAGCGTGATAGTGTGCTGTTCGACCAAATGGTAGAAATTGCAAATGCCAGCTACTCCAATGCGCTGGGTGCAACACGCCAGCAGGATGTGATCCGTGCTCAGCTTGAGGTGATGCAGTTAGACGACAAACGTTCTGCGGCTTATCAGCAGCTTAATACCGCTAAGGCAAAGCTTTCGCAATGGCTTTTAAATGATGCATTCACTAATTCAAATGCGCTGAGTGTCCTTAATCAAAGCAAAGTGACACTGCCGTTGATCCGCTCAATTGCGCCAAAGTTAATGCAGCAACGCCCAGTTGATAGCCAAGCTGTAGTACAACATTTGACTCATCACCCGTTGGTTGTTGCAGCCGACGTTGATACATACCGCGCCAATCAAGGGGTAAAGTTAGCTGAGCAGGCATATAAACCACAGTTTTCCGTCAATGCGAGTTATGCATATCGAGATGATGCACCAAATCAAATGTCTCGCACCGACTTTTTTAGCGTTGGTGTGTCATTCGACGTTCCGTTATTCACAGATGGAAAACAAGATCAGCAAAAAGCGGCAGCAACTGCAAAAGTTGAGGCGAGTAAAACCGACCGGTTGCTGGTGCTAAAGCAGCTGTTTTCAAACTTAAATGGAGAAATTCAAACTATCCAACGATTGCAAGAGCGGCAATCGCTATACGCAAAATCAATTGTGGCACAAAGCGCTGAACAGGCCGAGGCTGCATTGACTGCTTATACCAATGATGATGGCGACTTTTCCGAGGTAGTGAGGGCACGCATCGCGAAACTGAATGCGCAGTTATCAGCGCTTTCCATTGATATTGCATTGTTAAAAGCGGTGGTACGCAGTAACTACTATTTGGCTCAAATTGAAGAGGGTGCAAGCCATGAATAA
- a CDS encoding NRAMP family divalent metal transporter, whose amino-acid sequence MPALLSLKSKFSIFGPGILMATAAIGGSHLVSSTQAGALFGSQLIWLIVVVNLLKYPFFKYAVEYTSHSKHTVAEGYQAHYRFGFKVFVMLNIFAAIVNTAGVLLLTASLLNYSLPFSINIELLSFMLLASCLAILLIGHYKILDVTSKWVMIILTISTVIALAIAANNGPAHPAPINPTSPYDIALLGFLVALMGWMPAPIEISAINSAWLKTKLAKQQLTSSQILLDFKVGYFVTLGLAVVFCLLGMLMQYGQDKPVELAGVAFSQQLIDMYANTIGEWARWLIAGVAFLCMFGTTITVLDGYSRVLSESLELLRPNTTKKSYRFILLLQATLGMAVVLFFKADLKSMLMFAMSSAFVTTPIFAWMNLGLVKGEIYRRQPMYTKILTGLGLAYLVGFALLFIYWRFLL is encoded by the coding sequence TTGCCAGCGCTGCTATCTCTTAAAAGCAAATTTTCCATATTTGGGCCTGGAATATTAATGGCAACTGCTGCGATCGGCGGTTCACATTTAGTTTCGTCAACTCAGGCTGGAGCGCTATTTGGTAGCCAATTGATTTGGCTAATTGTTGTCGTTAATTTGCTCAAATACCCCTTTTTCAAATATGCTGTAGAGTACACAAGCCACTCGAAGCATACGGTCGCCGAAGGTTATCAAGCGCATTACCGCTTTGGATTTAAAGTTTTTGTAATGCTCAATATTTTCGCAGCTATCGTAAATACCGCGGGCGTGCTATTACTTACCGCTAGTCTCTTGAACTACTCGCTACCATTTTCGATTAATATTGAATTGTTAAGCTTTATGCTTTTGGCTAGCTGCTTGGCGATCTTACTGATTGGGCATTACAAAATACTTGATGTGACTAGCAAATGGGTGATGATAATTTTGACCATTTCCACGGTCATAGCACTCGCCATTGCGGCCAATAATGGACCTGCTCACCCTGCACCCATTAATCCAACTTCCCCCTATGACATCGCACTACTGGGCTTTTTAGTTGCCTTAATGGGTTGGATGCCTGCACCAATCGAAATTTCAGCCATTAATTCCGCTTGGCTAAAAACGAAGCTGGCCAAACAACAATTAACAAGTAGCCAAATTCTACTGGATTTTAAGGTAGGATATTTTGTTACACTGGGTCTTGCAGTCGTTTTTTGTTTACTCGGTATGCTAATGCAATATGGCCAAGATAAGCCGGTGGAGCTTGCAGGTGTTGCCTTCTCACAGCAGCTCATAGATATGTATGCAAATACGATTGGTGAGTGGGCCAGATGGCTAATTGCAGGCGTCGCATTTTTGTGTATGTTTGGAACAACGATCACGGTGTTAGACGGATACTCCCGAGTGCTAAGTGAATCACTTGAGCTGTTACGACCTAACACAACGAAAAAGAGTTATAGGTTCATACTATTGCTACAAGCAACGCTTGGTATGGCCGTGGTGCTGTTTTTTAAAGCCGACTTAAAGAGCATGCTGATGTTTGCCATGAGTTCAGCGTTTGTCACTACTCCCATCTTTGCTTGGATGAATTTAGGATTAGTGAAAGGTGAGATCTATCGCCGTCAACCAATGTACACCAAGATTTTAACGGGACTGGGGCTGGCTTATTTAGTGGGCTTTGCACTGTTATTCATCTATTGGCGATTTTTGCTGTAA
- a CDS encoding DUF411 domain-containing protein: MKKFYLVVTLWLMSVMAYGKSNVELEVFKSPTCGCCELWLNHLTAQGIVHKATDLNYLGSLKSKFGIKQNYQSCHTGISKNGFIFEGHVPAKFIKQFLQDEKLTQDTQNIGLSVPAMPLGSPGMEVGERFMPYQVLLLKKDGSYEVFAEIDSYEEQF; the protein is encoded by the coding sequence ATGAAAAAGTTTTATTTAGTGGTGACGCTGTGGCTAATGAGTGTCATGGCATACGGTAAATCCAACGTCGAGTTGGAAGTCTTTAAATCTCCAACTTGCGGCTGTTGCGAACTGTGGTTAAATCATTTAACTGCACAGGGTATCGTACATAAAGCTACCGATCTAAATTATCTTGGCTCACTCAAGAGTAAGTTTGGTATTAAGCAAAATTATCAATCTTGTCACACAGGGATTTCTAAAAATGGCTTTATTTTTGAAGGGCATGTTCCTGCCAAGTTTATTAAACAGTTCTTGCAAGACGAAAAGCTAACTCAAGACACACAAAATATCGGCTTGAGCGTGCCAGCAATGCCACTTGGATCACCCGGTATGGAAGTTGGCGAGCGTTTTATGCCTTATCAAGTATTGCTACTCAAAAAAGATGGGAGCTATGAGGTTTTTGCTGAAATCGACAGCTATGAGGAGCAATTCTAA
- a CDS encoding AbgT family transporter yields MHETQQANSQNSAITRFLNGIERVGNKLPDPAIIFLSAMLLIWLLSWLFSGVEFSAIDPRTNQAIVVHNLLDPHALAGFMATMVKTFTGFAPLGVVLVAMLGVGVAEHSGYINTGLKIMLKRTPQALLTPSIILIAIVSHTATDAGYVLVIPLAGVIFYAMGRHPLAGIAAAFAGVSGGFSANFIPSGIDPLLQSFTQSAAQIIDPEIAINPLNNWFFTSASSLFIILLGWYITDKIIEPRLKATEIDGDTESLPSFDEITSKEKKGFVVASTVMLAGIALLVYASSGEDSALRSPSGALTDFSAPLMQSIVPLIFLLFWIPGAVYGFVVGTFKTSKDMIDAMTKAMNSMSYYIVMAFFCALFISAFSHSNLGALLAIEGAQVLKALALPSYVTVVGIIFLTAFVNLFVGSSSAKWALLGPIFVPMLMQLGISPDLTQAAYRVGDSGSNIITPLMPYFPLVVVYCQKYVKSTGIGTLIAMMLPYSIAFLIGWSIFLLIYWMLGIPLGLQASYAYPAGM; encoded by the coding sequence ATGCACGAAACACAACAAGCGAACTCGCAAAACTCTGCGATCACCCGTTTTCTAAACGGGATAGAGCGGGTGGGGAATAAACTCCCTGATCCTGCAATCATTTTCTTATCAGCAATGTTGCTGATCTGGTTGCTATCTTGGTTATTTTCTGGCGTAGAATTTAGCGCTATCGATCCGAGAACTAATCAGGCGATTGTCGTCCACAATTTACTAGACCCACATGCGCTTGCCGGATTTATGGCGACGATGGTGAAAACTTTCACTGGATTTGCGCCATTAGGCGTGGTGCTAGTTGCTATGCTAGGTGTGGGTGTTGCTGAACATTCTGGCTATATTAATACTGGCCTGAAAATTATGCTTAAGCGTACACCTCAGGCACTACTAACTCCTTCTATTATTCTTATCGCAATTGTAAGCCACACCGCAACTGATGCTGGATACGTATTAGTGATACCACTTGCAGGTGTTATCTTCTATGCGATGGGAAGACACCCTCTTGCGGGTATCGCTGCGGCATTTGCTGGTGTGAGTGGCGGATTTAGTGCGAACTTTATTCCGTCAGGTATTGATCCCTTGCTACAAAGCTTTACGCAAAGTGCAGCACAGATCATCGACCCAGAAATCGCGATTAACCCACTCAACAACTGGTTTTTCACCTCAGCATCGAGCTTATTCATTATTTTATTAGGTTGGTATATCACCGATAAAATCATCGAGCCAAGATTAAAAGCAACAGAAATTGACGGCGATACAGAGAGTTTACCTTCGTTTGATGAGATCACTAGTAAAGAAAAAAAGGGCTTTGTGGTAGCGTCAACGGTGATGCTAGCAGGTATCGCGTTATTGGTTTATGCATCAAGCGGTGAAGACTCTGCACTACGCAGTCCGTCTGGCGCTTTAACTGATTTTAGTGCGCCGTTAATGCAATCAATTGTGCCACTTATTTTCCTACTGTTTTGGATCCCAGGTGCGGTATACGGCTTCGTTGTCGGCACATTCAAAACCTCAAAAGACATGATTGACGCCATGACTAAAGCCATGAATAGCATGTCTTACTATATTGTTATGGCATTTTTCTGTGCGCTTTTCATTAGTGCCTTCAGCCATTCAAATCTGGGCGCGCTGCTTGCCATTGAAGGGGCTCAAGTATTAAAAGCATTGGCGCTGCCAAGCTATGTTACTGTGGTTGGTATTATCTTCCTGACTGCATTTGTAAACCTATTTGTGGGGTCAAGCTCTGCGAAGTGGGCGTTGCTGGGGCCGATTTTTGTTCCAATGCTAATGCAATTGGGGATTTCACCTGATTTAACACAAGCGGCATATCGTGTTGGTGACTCTGGCTCAAATATTATCACTCCACTTATGCCTTATTTCCCACTGGTTGTGGTTTACTGTCAGAAATACGTTAAGTCGACAGGGATAGGTACATTGATAGCGATGATGTTGCCTTACTCAATTGCCTTTTTGATTGGTTGGAGCATCTTCTTATTGATCTACTGGATGCTTGGTATTCCGCTAGGTCTACAAGCGAGTTATGCATATCCAGCTGGTATGTAA
- a CDS encoding HDOD domain-containing protein → MIDLDDKVLADVKHGFNLPPKPALISELQAALAASDPDLNDVATIIAHDVSTSAAVLKIINSPLYGLARTVTDVKQAVVFLGLDSISKLVTGFLLKQTFDQRKCCISLERFWDNASDIADSIMVIGNKLKSRVPIENLHLLGLFHDAGIAAMAVKYPDYIETLIAANKDYDKLLVEHEEEKYETNHAIIGYFLAASWNLPQSICQMILCHHDPEFLGNCKDEEQRLAFAALKMAENFVHINKRFVAAPDWHLMKADVLRVLNLDEDDYQDIKEDLDEYFLEQDEATG, encoded by the coding sequence ATGATAGATCTAGACGATAAAGTGTTAGCTGACGTCAAACATGGTTTTAATTTACCACCTAAACCCGCGCTGATAAGCGAGCTACAAGCAGCACTCGCTGCATCAGATCCAGATCTAAACGATGTTGCTACAATCATCGCTCATGATGTCAGCACCTCGGCCGCGGTGTTAAAAATCATCAATTCGCCCCTATACGGCTTGGCTAGAACGGTAACTGATGTAAAACAAGCCGTCGTCTTTCTTGGTCTAGACTCTATCAGTAAATTGGTAACAGGCTTTTTGCTCAAACAAACTTTTGACCAACGCAAGTGTTGTATCAGTTTGGAGCGATTTTGGGATAATGCTTCTGATATCGCGGATAGCATAATGGTAATTGGTAATAAACTTAAATCACGTGTCCCTATCGAAAACCTGCACCTACTTGGTTTATTTCACGACGCAGGGATTGCTGCTATGGCAGTAAAATACCCCGATTATATCGAAACGCTTATTGCCGCCAACAAAGATTATGACAAGTTGTTAGTCGAGCACGAGGAAGAAAAGTACGAGACCAATCATGCCATTATCGGCTATTTCCTGGCAGCTTCTTGGAATTTGCCGCAAAGTATTTGTCAGATGATTTTATGCCATCATGACCCAGAGTTTTTGGGTAACTGTAAAGACGAAGAACAGAGATTAGCGTTTGCAGCGTTAAAAATGGCGGAAAATTTTGTTCACATCAATAAACGGTTTGTTGCAGCGCCTGATTGGCACTTAATGAAAGCGGATGTATTGAGGGTATTAAATTTAGATGAAGATGATTATCAGGACATCAAAGAAGACCTAGATGAATACTTCTTAGAGCAGGATGAAGCAACGGGTTAG
- a CDS encoding outer membrane beta-barrel protein produces MKVASLVTILALVVSSNVSAADYGDFGVSIYGGKTYSSDIETSRHQTYELEDDSHFGVSLDKYISEGRYGFYYGKTETQLTAYPLNKVEMEYLLFQSAVVRPLTDNLDVYLGAQLGATFINPNFIDSDTFFATGLYTGLEYNIGAGFHLGAEVRWIVSLLNNDSEVTCDIDPATQNTCSWHFDDEQLRQVQASATLSYRFSL; encoded by the coding sequence ATGAAAGTAGCTTCATTGGTGACTATTTTGGCGTTAGTTGTTTCAAGCAACGTCAGTGCCGCAGATTACGGAGATTTTGGTGTTTCAATATATGGTGGCAAAACGTACAGCAGTGACATCGAAACTTCTCGCCACCAAACATACGAATTAGAAGACGACTCGCATTTTGGGGTGAGCTTAGACAAGTATATATCAGAAGGCCGTTACGGATTTTACTATGGTAAAACAGAGACCCAACTTACTGCTTACCCACTAAACAAAGTGGAAATGGAATACCTACTATTTCAAAGCGCAGTAGTGCGTCCTCTCACAGACAACTTAGATGTTTATCTGGGTGCACAGCTTGGTGCGACTTTCATTAACCCCAATTTTATTGACTCAGATACTTTCTTCGCGACTGGTTTATACACAGGCCTTGAATATAATATCGGCGCGGGCTTCCACCTAGGTGCCGAAGTGCGTTGGATTGTGAGCCTTCTAAACAATGATTCAGAAGTTACTTGTGATATTGACCCTGCAACTCAAAATACCTGCAGCTGGCACTTTGATGATGAACAGTTGAGACAAGTTCAAGCAAGTGCAACATTAAGTTATCGCTTTTCGCTCTAA
- a CDS encoding DUF4336 domain-containing protein, producing MSELIAIGKNIWIHNGPAVPFFGMPYTTRSTIVKLSTGALWVHSPGKLTDGLLSELAQLGQVKYLVSPNKLHHLFMGDWQERFPNAVMFASPGVDKKRPDLTFQRQLGDIAEFEWQDDIDQLIFKGSAVMEEVVFFHRESSTLILTDLIENFHPNHFTGFKKVLAKITGIISPNGKTPIDWRTSFMFGKQQARACFSKMAAWQPQYIIIAHGECIETGAEAFLNRSFSWLGINEAA from the coding sequence ATGAGCGAATTAATTGCAATTGGTAAAAACATTTGGATCCACAACGGCCCCGCGGTCCCATTCTTTGGCATGCCGTACACTACCCGAAGCACCATAGTAAAGCTTTCCACTGGCGCATTGTGGGTCCACTCTCCCGGCAAACTAACAGATGGATTGCTTAGTGAGTTAGCCCAACTCGGACAAGTCAAATATCTAGTTTCTCCCAACAAACTGCATCACCTGTTTATGGGAGATTGGCAGGAAAGGTTTCCAAATGCGGTTATGTTTGCCTCTCCTGGTGTCGACAAAAAACGTCCTGACCTCACTTTTCAGCGCCAACTGGGTGATATTGCAGAATTCGAGTGGCAGGACGATATTGATCAGCTCATTTTTAAAGGTAGCGCGGTAATGGAAGAAGTGGTGTTCTTCCACAGAGAGAGTAGTACATTAATTTTGACGGATCTTATCGAAAACTTTCACCCCAATCACTTTACTGGGTTTAAAAAAGTATTAGCGAAAATTACGGGAATTATCAGTCCTAACGGTAAAACGCCCATAGACTGGAGAACTTCATTTATGTTTGGGAAGCAACAAGCCCGAGCATGTTTTTCAAAGATGGCTGCTTGGCAACCTCAATATATTATTATTGCCCATGGTGAATGCATTGAAACAGGCGCTGAGGCGTTTTTAAATCGTTCATTTTCTTGGCTGGGTATCAATGAAGCGGCATAA
- a CDS encoding efflux RND transporter periplasmic adaptor subunit, which yields MNNNLKMALVAVTTLTAGVLVGMNLSSSNEPAVAQNAEKAPLYWVAPMDPNYRRDKPGKSPMGMDLVPVYEEESTNAKFGEGVVEIAPHVENNLGVRTAVAMRQAMSHQIRTVGYVQYNEDSLVHIHPRVEGWVEKLYVKAAGDPVKQGEPLYTLYSPQLVNAQEEYLIARKRNNQALINAAHERLKALHLSDDFINTLKKTAEVHQSITFYARQSGVLDGLQIREGFYVKPGTTLMSIAKLDEIWVEADVFERDAMLVAQGQAVSMRLDFLPGRTWRGQVDYVYPSLNEKTRTLRVRLRFDNRDALLKPNMFAQVNIHADSRDDVLQVPSESVIRTAKQNRVVVEVAPGSFKSVAVELGQIGDENIEILNGLNEGDKIVTSAQFLIDSQSSITSDFMRMAPVTEAKSVWIEGEVQSVNHQSRVVNIDHQPVPEWEWPEMVMDFTVAESVDVDALNAGQTLHFEATKQDDGSVLLTGIHIMSEGSTTENTLPTATVGGVINTITPDTRVLNISRDAIEKWDRPATTMDFVAAEHIDLNQLKTGMKVTFTFEVGDEFVVTDIKPAGEMSMNMHSSH from the coding sequence ATGAATAACAACTTAAAAATGGCGCTGGTTGCCGTCACGACATTAACGGCAGGCGTGCTAGTTGGGATGAACCTCTCTTCAAGTAACGAGCCTGCGGTAGCGCAAAACGCTGAGAAAGCGCCGCTTTATTGGGTTGCGCCAATGGATCCGAACTATCGTCGTGATAAGCCAGGTAAGTCTCCGATGGGAATGGATCTCGTGCCTGTGTACGAAGAAGAGTCCACGAATGCAAAATTTGGTGAGGGGGTGGTGGAAATAGCGCCTCACGTTGAAAACAACTTGGGCGTTCGTACAGCGGTGGCCATGCGTCAAGCGATGTCTCACCAAATCCGTACGGTTGGGTATGTTCAGTACAACGAAGATAGCTTAGTTCACATTCACCCCCGAGTTGAGGGATGGGTTGAAAAGCTCTACGTGAAAGCTGCAGGAGATCCAGTGAAGCAGGGTGAGCCTCTGTACACCTTATACTCGCCGCAACTGGTCAATGCGCAAGAAGAATATCTTATCGCTAGAAAGCGTAATAATCAGGCGCTGATAAACGCAGCGCACGAACGGCTCAAGGCATTGCACCTGAGTGATGACTTCATCAACACGCTTAAAAAAACGGCTGAAGTGCATCAAAGCATCACCTTTTATGCGCGTCAATCTGGAGTCTTGGATGGACTCCAGATCCGAGAAGGATTTTATGTAAAGCCGGGCACAACGCTCATGAGTATCGCCAAACTTGACGAAATTTGGGTCGAAGCTGACGTGTTTGAGCGTGATGCTATGCTGGTCGCTCAGGGTCAAGCCGTTTCCATGAGGTTAGATTTTCTACCAGGTAGAACATGGCGAGGGCAAGTCGATTACGTCTACCCATCACTCAATGAAAAAACACGGACACTCAGAGTGAGGCTTAGGTTTGACAACCGTGACGCACTATTAAAGCCGAATATGTTTGCGCAAGTGAACATTCATGCCGATTCTCGTGACGATGTGTTGCAAGTACCGAGTGAGTCTGTGATCCGCACTGCCAAACAAAATCGCGTTGTCGTTGAAGTTGCACCTGGTAGCTTTAAATCAGTTGCTGTTGAACTGGGTCAAATTGGCGATGAAAACATTGAAATCCTCAATGGTCTTAACGAAGGAGACAAGATAGTTACGTCAGCCCAATTCCTTATTGATTCTCAATCGAGCATTACTTCTGACTTTATGCGTATGGCGCCAGTTACTGAGGCTAAGTCAGTCTGGATTGAAGGAGAAGTTCAAAGCGTGAACCACCAAAGTCGAGTGGTGAATATCGATCATCAACCCGTACCTGAGTGGGAATGGCCTGAAATGGTGATGGACTTTACCGTGGCTGAAAGTGTCGATGTTGACGCACTAAACGCTGGACAGACGTTGCATTTTGAAGCCACTAAACAAGATGATGGCAGCGTATTACTGACTGGCATTCACATTATGTCCGAAGGAAGTACGACCGAAAATACCTTACCCACAGCTACAGTGGGTGGCGTGATAAACACCATCACCCCTGACACCCGAGTGCTTAATATTTCTCGCGACGCCATTGAAAAATGGGATCGTCCCGCAACAACGATGGACTTTGTTGCAGCTGAGCACATTGATTTAAACCAGCTTAAGACAGGAATGAAGGTGACTTTCACCTTTGAAGTGGGTGACGAATTTGTGGTGACTGATATCAAACCTGCAGGTGAGATGTCGATGAATATGCACTCAAGTCACTAA